Sequence from the Nasonia vitripennis strain AsymCx chromosome 5, Nvit_psr_1.1, whole genome shotgun sequence genome:
aaaTCTACTGTGTTAACTTTGAGTTGATCTTTATCTAACGGCCATGAAGATTCTACTTCACGCAAGAAAGGCGGCCCCGCGAACCATCTGCTATTCTTATCTAGCGCGTACGGAGCGGTTCGCGTTGCGTCATCTGCGGGATTATCTTTCGTAGGAATCCATCTCCATTCACTAACTTCTGAATTTTCCCTAATTTCGTCTAAACGATTtgcaacaaaaattttaaattctcgcGGATCTTTTTTAATCCAATGTAATACTGTTTGCGAATCTGACCAGAATACTCTCCGCGTGATCTTAAAGTCGTGTTCTTTAGCAATCGTACTTGCTAGTCTAGTCGCCATAAGGGCTGCTTGCAATTCTAAACGCGGAATAGTGGATGGTTTCAAGGGTGCTACGCGACTTTTCGTCATTATAATAGAGAcatgaaataaattatcatttaATGTAAAACGCCAATATGCTACCGACGCATATGCTTTTGTACTCGCGTCGCAAAAAACGTGAAGTTCGGCTTCTCTAATTTgacagtttaaattttggtaaCACCGCGGAATACTACATAATTTTACCCTATCTAACTCGCGTAACCACTGTTGCCAGTGTAAAAATTCTGCTTCTTTCAGAACTTCGTCCCAATCTATTTTACTGTTCCAAATTTCCTGCATTAAAATTCGCGATTGAATAGTGAATGGAGTTAAAAACCCAAGAGGATCAAATATAGACATTATTATTCCTAAAAACTCACGTTTTGTcggttttttctctccgctaTAAAGAtcagcttttatttttgtgtgAATAAAGTTAAACATTAATTCGTCTGAGGAGTTTGACCATTTTAAACCAAGAATTTTTTCACTAACCGGttcatttacattttctttcacTAAGTTATTTGAATCATTACTAACgtctaaattttctaaaacttCCGGCGCGTTACTAGACCAACCATGCATTTCCCAGTTAGCAAATTCATTTATAACTATGACTTGATCAATTCGTTCCGAAGCTTCTTCTATCGTCTCGCAACTGTCCAAAAAGTCGTCCATATAACAATTTTCTATTAAACTATTAGCTGTCGCGGGAAAACAAGATAGATATTGAGATGCGTTTctgtttttaatatatatagctgTACAAGGAGACGATTTGGCCCCGAATAAAAGCGAcgtaaaaatatattcttcCGGTGCGTCCGTTCGGTTCGCGCCTCTCCATAAAAAACGTTGAGCATCTTGATCCTCTTCGcgtattttgatttttaaaaacatatctCGTATATCGGCTTTAATCGCGTATCTAAACCGCCGAAAACGCATCAGTACTCCTAATAAAGATTTCAAAAGATCCGGGCCTGCTAATAAGTATTCATTAAAGCTTTTGTCTTTGTATTTTGCCTTTAAATCATAAACTACTCGTACtttatttggtttatttatatgaCGAATTCCGAAATGGGGTAAAAATCTAACTCTCCGGCCGGTCGGTTTAGCGATCGCCttttttgcaaaatctttCTCAATAGCTCTATCCATttctttataatataaatttccGTACTCGATATCACGGTCAATTCTTTTTTCCTGTAATATTAATCGATGAAAAGCGAGAGGGCGACCGTCCTCGAGTATGTCATCATCATTTTTCCATAACAAACTGACTTCCCATTCTTTGCCGTTATGAAAACTAGTCTTATCTAGAATTTCTAATGCGCGACGATCTTCACGATTTGCTTTTACGCGAGTGTTTATTCCTAATccatcaatattaaaataatccTGAATCATTTTATCTAATTTTGTATCGAATCGAGAAgtttgtatacttttttcttttggttCATTTCTTGACACCGTGCATGTCGAATAATTCGCGCAATGATAACCATGAATTGTCCATCCGAGCAAACATCGCGACACTATTAATGCGTTTTTCtctatttctttaaattcacgtgttaaaatcaatttaataTTGTCTTGTCCGATTAATATATCTGGCGTTGCTTCGTATTCATCTGTCCTAATACCTGTCTTAACCGCACAAAGATTGACAATTTCCTTCGTTATGCATTGTGAAGGAAGCTCAAGATTTCTTACAACTAACacatttcttaaaaaataattcgcaGCTTCTACAGTGATTTCTAAATTAATCTTACTACTGCATAATGTGGTCGTATCTTCACCTCCTACACCTTTCAAATATACATTAACATGAGTACTTTTGACACCTAGTTCGTCAACTATTTTCGAATTTATTAATGACACGGTAGATCCATCATCCAGTAATGCAAAAATCAACTTCGATCCGCGCGGTCCAAAAATCCTAAGTGGAACGAACTTTAAAAGAGAACGATCTTGTAGTCATTTTTGCCGTTCTGTACATGTCGCTGAGTCTGCATTACTATGAAAAGCGTTAATCGATTCTTGCTCCTTGTTTAGAGTTTTATTTTGATCTGAAGCTGTTTTAAAAACATGAAGTAGTAGGTGATGAGTTCGACCACATTTTTCACACGATGActttttgcaattattttgCGAATGTCCCCGCGTGAGACAATTAAAACATAATTTATGCGCTCTTGCCACACGCCATCTTTCACTCACTGGCAATTTCTCAAAACTCACGCATTTTTCTATATAATGACTCTTACGTTGACAATTTACGCAgtacgttttattattttcatttgtacCCCTATCATTCTCTTTCATTACGTACACCCCTCTATCTCTATGGCGAGTACTTTGGTTCAAATTTTTCGCATGCCGCGGTACATCCAAAGTGTCGAGAGTGACCACGCCCGCTGTAATCTTCATTTCTGCCTCCTTGTAAACGTATTCTGCAATACGTAACAAAGCCGGCATATTTTTCCCTTCTTCAATCGCGTAACTACCGTAGTTATAAGCGATGGTCTCTGGCAACTTCCGAAGTAGCCCGTTGACAAGTtcctgattttttaaatatccctCGTCAATATCTAACGATTTCACTGCTAACACGGCGGCACGTAAACGCGTAGCGAACTCTACGAATGTAATTTTACGCTCTAACACGCTCGGCAAATCTTTGATCTCacgaattattttttctaatataacgGCAGTATTGCCGAAACGCATCTCTAACGTACGCATTATATCGTCGGAACTATTGCCAGAAATAAAGAGAGCGCGTACAGCGTCGTATGCATCTCCTCTTAAGGAATCGGCTAACCGCGTTACGTTCTCGCGATCTGAATATTTTCCGAGCGTTGTTGACATTTCAAAAGATTTTTTGAATCGGATCCAGTCAAACGGATCACCCGAAAAGGTATGCAGTGTTTTTACCGACGTCATTCGTGTCAATAACTGTGTGTTGCAATTAGATAAACTCGACTCTCTAACCGTGGCCAAGGTGTCCTCGATTGCGCGAGATAACCGATCCTCGGCTCGAGAGTCGTTTCTATAAGCGTCAGTATCTCGCGTCCGCGTGCCTCTACTCCATCCGCGCGTACGTTCGTGGTCGCTCTCTTCACTGTCCCTACTATCGTTACTTAAATCTTCGCAATTTTCCTGCTCGCAAAACTGAATCCTACCGCGTTTGGTTGACAGTGTATGAGACGCATCGCTTACATTTAACCGCTTTGATCCGCTCCGATAGCCGTTGATCGAAGAAGTTGgcgcctctctctccgcctgaGCTGACGCTGTGGGAGACGGTGTGCGTCTACGCGCTGCCGTCGCTGTGGGAGGCGGCGTGCGTCCTCGCACTACCGCTGAAGATGCCGTCGTTCTAAGCAGCGTGCGTCCCCGCACTACCGCTGATGTTGGTTGAGACTGCATGCTCGTTGGTGATGGCTGGGGCGGCGTGCGCTCTCGCACTGCCGCTGACGATGACTGTGTTGGCGTGCGTTCACGCACTGCTGCAGTAGATCGAAACGGCGAGCGATTCTGCACCGCCGTTGATGTCGGATGAAGCGGAGCGTGTCCTCGTTCAGCCGCTAAAACTGCATGAGTAAACGACTCGCTCCCTTGCCTAGTCGCTCGTCTGGTGAGCTGCTCCGTTGGTGTTGGTGGAGATATGTCCCTTCTCGGTGATCCACGATAAGCGGAAACGTGCTGGCGACACGGTGTTGGTAGTGTGCGCCTTTGCGCTGCCAAACCTGCTTCGAACGCTGCTTTGACATCTTCAAAGCTCCATTCTCGTCTGAAcctgaaatttgaaaaaccgCTCAGATGCTCATTGAGCTTCTGGCTGATGTTGTTAGTCGTCTCGCCAAACGTGTCAAATTGAGCGCGTCGCGGGGGCGAAAGCGACTCGGTACTTTCTTCATCATGATCTATAACACGACTGTCCTATAGTTGGACTCCCATAGTTGGACTCCTCCGAACGCGGTGTTCCTTCGCGGTCTAATCTCGAACGGACACGGCAGCGCAACGATGATGATCTCCCTTCCTGTCTTGCGTCTCTCGTAGCCACAGGCGCTCTGCTGCGTTTTGTGCGAGTTGGTGCACGCCCGCGTTTGGGTGCCGTCGTCGGGGTTGACTTCGGCTTGAGCGGTTGATGATTCTTCTTGCTGCATACTGGCCTGTGGACTTTCGTCGTAGGTGACTGATGTACTTCGACCTCGGCGACGATCGTATCGGGTTCCTGCAGGCGCGTACGATGTAGCTGGACATGCTGGCCTTCTGAAAGCTGCCGCGACTCGACCGGCTTGGTGACAGGAGGCACTACATTGCGCGCTCTCTTAGCTGAAGTTCGCTGGGAGACAGGCTTCGTAGCACCTTTCCCCACGACGGTATCAGCAACCGTGGCTACTGCCTCAGTGCGCTTCGCCTGCTCACGTGCACGCGTCGCTATTGACGCGGCTCCCTTCGCCTTGCCCGTCGGCACCGCTTTTCCTGCTGCCTTTTTCCCTTTACTCACGGCTAGCTTATTCATCTTCTTGCCTTTTTCTCTGCTGGCTTCGTGACACAATGAatcctcactctctctctcctcggctGACAGCAGCGCAGGTGATCGGCGACAAAGTGGAATGATCGGCACACACTGTGCTAACAGCTCGTTGAAGTTTCTCGCTTATCTTTTTTCTACACAAATTACGCACTATTCTCCCGCAAATTCCCGGGTTTCGGCACCAAAATGTTAATACTCACGAGAGTATTCTCGCGTAATTTGCGAAGAAAggatagaataatttaaacacaaataaaatcagaaaagaaatataaattatattcaaaaatacaaattgcGAAGCGCACTGCTCGGAGTTCAGCTCTCGACTGACTCCCCCGCAGCCGTCCTCGCAGACGATCGACGCTCGACCCCGCCGCTAGCCGCCGATCGTTTTTCAGTCGCTGGGAATTTCCAAATTTCCCTTCTCCACACTCATCCACACAAAAACTCTAAAACAAAGCACTCGTTGTCGAAGCTGTCCCCGCCGCCCGCGCTAATCCGATCCGCCATAAAACTCGAGCCCAACATCCGCGCCGCACAGCTCGGCTCAACAGCGCGGGCCCACGCTCGAGCCGATGCTATGCTGGTCAGATGCGCTTACTCGAGATTCGAATTCGAGCCTACATACTTTTCCTACGAGGAAAAGCCATAAAACTCAAACCCGAAAACAACGCGGCCTCACGTGCGCGGCACAACTCGACCTTTGTCCTGTACACTCTCTGCAgccgaaaaaatatacataaatcgcGCGCTTACTGTTCCCACATTTGTCCAGACCGAAGTCTGTGACGTGGGGAAAACTCCACGTATTGTCTCACGAGGAGAAAACCCACGCCGAGAACAGTaattacaaattatattattactatacGCGAACACTATCAACCAAATATTACCCGCGACATCTAAAATGCTTCCTTCGTAAGTTAGCTGTCCCCGAAATACAAGCGAGCCGCTACTACAAAGCAGGCTACCCTTCCAGACGACGCATCTCCCTAGGGCAAACTGGCCACAGCGAAACGCTCCCAAGTTTTCGTCTGTTCCGGGCCTCACCAATTAATCAGCCGTAACCGGCTGGGGGTGAGGGAAGCGGCCCCGATCGATCCCATTTGATCGTCGTGCACGCAGCCTACGCTGCCGGTTTCCATAACCGTAGCGCTGAGATGCTCGCCTATAGAAGTTTGTATTTCAGCAAGCTTACGTCGGTAACACTATCGACAAAAGCTCACCGTCATTATTTGATACCCCAGCATGCAAAGAACGAACGACGACGTTATTATTTGCAGGAGGAATGTTTTGTTAAAGACTTCTTCGATAGTGTTAGCACACCTGAACAAAAATAATGCTACTGAACAATCGCATCCAGTAACCTAACATAATTTTCTTCTCTTACACAGTGAGCTGATCATGCCGCCTGTGGATGTAAGCTATCTTCTCTGCGAACTCGTTTCCGCTGCATCCTTTCAGCCCCGGAAACTTCAGTCTCAGAACTGACAACTGCCCACAAAGATGCAGCATCAACACTATGAACAGCGAGTCGATCGACGTGTACGTCGTGGCCGCGAAGAAGTTGGAGAACAGCTGTCCGGCCAACGTAAGCTCGTAATTCGGCGAAATTTGCGAGTCGTAAGGAAATGACGCCCTCATGTACAAAGGTCTATCGATATCGGTACCGTTAGCTTGGAGACGGTTTTGGGCATCGATGCGGAGGACAGCTATGATGAACTGTGCGGCGAAGGTTGCGTCTGCCAGGAAGATGCACGTCGCCGAGACCAGACGTGAAAACCGGGCGTTCTCTTCCATTATTTCAAGCTCGATTGGGCCGTGAGGCGATCGCCAATCGTTTGTGATTTGAATCATGAGTTTTCGAAGGGCTGCGCTAAGAAATGTTATGCATCTCATAATATTACTTACAACTGATtcgattatttaaaatattttgtagatACGAATGCCgagaatgaagaaaaaacaCAAGTATAATATCATACCGCGTCTGTAGTACCAAATTCCAGCGACTTTGACAGCCGCAGTACTGGTCGGTACTTCAGAGTTGATAGAAATCTCCGTGACTACGTTTAGATCCCCCCAGACCTGCACGTTTTTCGCCGTCTGGGTGATGGTGGCAAAGAAGACCATCGTCGAGGACACGATCAAAGCGCGCAAGTGCTCGAGTGCGCTGCTCTCGACGAAGGGATCGGGCCAAATGCCGAAAATACGTAGGAAGAATCGGCATGGGCCGACCGCGATATCGTAACCTATGAATCCGATCGTCATTGGTTATACATCCTAAGTCACATAAATCTTTgaacaattatattttatattcaaaCACTAAATAACTCTTTAGATATCGTCGAAAATCTCACACCTGACTCTGTCTTACTATCCGTCACCATATCGATACCCTCGAATCGTCCTACCACCACCAAGTGCTGCCAAGAAACTGAGCTGGTCATACCTCTCGAGAATCCATAACACGCATGCTCCGGAACAACCGTCCAAGTTTCTAAGCCCTGCacgattttaattttgcacGTAGCGCATGCAACGATAAATTCGTTTTTCAGCGCGTGTATACCATCGAGAGCTTTAATTTTTAAGTAAAGAGACCTGTGAGACCGAAGGTATAGTAGAATTTTTTGTATGGAGAAGATGCTATCGCGAAGCTTTTTgcgaattaaaatttaatcggGCATGCTGGAGACAATCCAGCGCTGCAATCAATCTTTGAGCGTTTTATGAAAGCGTAAATTGAGCTTTTTCTGATCAGTCGGACGCATGCGTTACAAGCTTGGATCTGTGCACTATGTCCTCAGTTGCGTTGTTGAGCTCAGAGGGCAAACTACACTTTATGATCGGGTCTCGGTTTTACGAagtttatattttgaataattttctgTTACAGGCGATTGAAACAACAACTAATAACATGCGACATACGTTGAACTTTCACGTAAACTATCTGAGCAATATTGCATGGATAGATATATCAAAACGTAGAAGAATAAGATGCTTTCAAGTTAACTGCATCAAGGTATAGTAATCAATCTTTTCTACGGTAGctgtattttaataaaatttattggcggtttgaaaaaatata
This genomic interval carries:
- the LOC116738606 gene encoding odorant receptor 9a-like isoform X1, whose translation is MRCITFLSAALRKLMIQITNDWRSPHGPIELEIMEENARFSRLVSATCIFLADATFAAQFIIAVLRIDAQNRLQANGTDIDRPLYMRASFPYDSQISPNYELTLAGQLFSNFFAATTYTSIDSLFIVLMLHLCGQLSVLRLKFPGLKGCSGNEFAEKIAYIHRRHDQLTVCANTIEEVFNKTFLLQIITSSFVLCMLGYQIMTITNGNNIPFMELVFMIYYVICFLFITFTYCYMAEKLREKSVDISDAAYQCDWYDLTPQQSKQLIIIMLRARRPLQVTAGKFVAFSLSLYCSVRIFCLFLFASNFISIKLLDSFPFRY
- the LOC116738606 gene encoding odorant receptor 9a-like isoform X2 produces the protein MRCITFLSAALRKLMIQITNDWRSPHGPIELEIMEENARFSRLVSATCIFLADATFAAQFIIAVLRIDAQNRLQANGTDIDRPLYMRASFPYDSQISPNYELTLAGQLFSNFFAATTYTSIDSLFIVLMLHLCGQLSVLRLKFPGLKGCSGNEFAEKIAYIHRRHDQLTVCANTIEEVFNKTFLLQIITSSFVLCMLGYQIMTITNGNNIPFMELVFMIYYVICFLFITFTYCYMAEKLREKSVDISDAAYQCDWYDLTPQQSKQLIIIMLRARRPLQVTAGKFVAFSLSLYCSILKSSGGYMSMLLAIQQRLGTS